The proteins below come from a single Aegilops tauschii subsp. strangulata cultivar AL8/78 chromosome 6, Aet v6.0, whole genome shotgun sequence genomic window:
- the LOC109777254 gene encoding uncharacterized protein, with the protein MRVGDDGVSAFMSTLFDLDHRAEVETRRPRTPCGVSSLNVLLLSRKKPSLPDRKPSQIPPRQQGWNPRSIESSPSFSRKNKNNRGRSRGWWLPPARSWFPVASVRLAGAGRSQGIQISAWLGCIVLGFSRILVLGGSGEARAALPFENKSLRSSPRASGVDSGVVGGSVQPGCSGSGAPATRCPGCVVWVLASVVSASCGDDGTSLLRDVEGDCVGFGCATDRSGRLGRDGVAPCPDLKLERLGECFRSGNCLRPLRLKLSNPAFWSRWLLQLTKASVRGAKYAAGAVNPRRLFCLLLCRSSPMSHHTSSLLSPPPRPPSPPTPTSTCKSATLCSCPPRAPSRLQLECHPRAPNLCYLQPDFVSGTT; encoded by the coding sequence AtgcgagttggtgatgatggtgtgtccgCCTTTATGTCTACACTGTTTGATCTGGATCATAGGGCTGAGGTTGAAACACGGCGTCCCCGAACGCCCTGCGGTGTGTCAAGTCTGAATGTTCTCCTTCTGTCGCGAAAGAAGCCGAGTCTTCCAGACCGAAAGCCCTCTCAAATTCCTCCCCGCCAGCAAGGGTGGAATCCCCGCTCTATCGaatcctctccttccttctctagaaaaaacaaaaacaacaGGGGGCGAAGTAGAGGCTGGTGGCTCCCGCCGGCGAGGTCGTGGTTCCCCGTCGCCTCCGTGCGTCTTGCAGGCGCGGGGAGGAGTCAGGGAATCCAGATCTCTGCCTGGCTGGGTTGTATAGTTTTAGGATTTTCTAGAATTTTGGTTCTTGGCGGCAGTGGTGAGGCGAGGGCAGCGCTGCCGTTTGAGAATAAGTCCCTCCGGTCCTCTCCTCGTGCAAGTGGCGTCGACTCCGGCGTCGTTGGCGGATCAGTGCAGCCGGGGTGCTCGGGTTCTGGTGCTCCAGCTACTCGGTGCCCTGGTTGTGTTGTTTGGGTATTAGCGTCCGTTGTTTCGGCATCCTGTGGTGATGACGGCACCTCCCTCTTGAGGGATGTTGAAGGTGACTGCGTAGGATTTGGATGCGCGACGGACAGATCTGGTCGTCTCGGACGAGACGGCGTGGCTCCATGCCCGGATCTGAAGCTGGAGAGGCTGGGGGAGTGCTTCCGCTCGGGAAACTGCCTCCGGCCGTTGCgcctgaagctctcaaatcctgCTTTTTGGAGTAGGTGGCTGTTGCAGCTCACCAAAGCTTCAGTGCGAGGGGCCAAGTACGCCGCTGGTGCTGTCAATCCCCGGCGCCTCTTTTGCCTCCTCCTCTGCCGCAGCAGCCCAATGTCCCACCACACCTCCTCCTTGCTGTCTCCGCCGCCGCGTCCCCCGTCTCCTCCGACGCCAACCTCCACTTGTAAGTCGGCTACGCTCTGCTCATGCCCCCCGAGGGCCCCTAGCCGTCTGCAACTAGAGTGTCACCCACGAGCACCAAACCTGTGTTATCTCCAGCCGGACTTCGTCTCAGGGACGACCTGA